The following are encoded together in the Ooceraea biroi isolate clonal line C1 chromosome 2, Obir_v5.4, whole genome shotgun sequence genome:
- the LOC105281909 gene encoding transcription elongation factor SPT5 isoform X2, translating into MSDSEAASDAGSTGGRSRSGSRSRSPSRSSASRSPSRSRSRSRSASGSEDGDARMDEAEEVRSGDEEAVEPEEEPEGEDLEGSSEYDEEEEEDEDRPRKKKKKDRYGGFIIDEAEVDDEVEDDDEWEEGAQEIGIVGNEVDELGPTAREIEGRRRGTSLWDSQKEDEIGEYFKKKYADESITARHFGDGGEEMSDEITQQTLLPGVKDPNLWMVKCRIGEEKSTALLLMRKFLTYQFSGEPLQIKSVVAPEGVKGYIYIEAYKQPHVKAAIENVGNLRMGIWKQQMVPIKEMTDVLRVVKEQTGLKAKQWVRLKRGIYKDDIAQVDYVDLAQNQVHLKLLPRIDYTRPRGALRTAQSESEALKRKKKRRPAAKPFDPEAIRAIGGEVTSDGDFLIFEGNRYSRKGFLYKNFTTSAIIAEGVKPTLSELERFEEAPEGVEIDLSGTPGTGVSGKEDQAVTHSFSNGDNVEVCEGELINLQGKIVSIDGNMIMVMPKHEELKEALEFQASELRKYFTQGDHVKVVAGRYEGDTGLIVRVEQNRVVLFSDLSMHELEVLPRDLQLCSDMATGVDSLGQFQWGDLVQLDAQTVGVIVRLERENFHVLSMHGKVVEARPQGLTKRRENRNAVALDSQQNTIQKKDIVKVVDGPHAGRGGEIKHLYRSFAFLHSRMFVDNGGIFVCKTRHLQLSGGNKTSSINSASPVAGFMSPRIASPMHPSGGGFGRGGGGGGRGRGRGGGGARRDRELIGTTIKITGGPYKGNVGIVKDATETTARVELHSTCQTISVDRSHIANVGVPTKDGGFSSYNRTPAYGAGGQTPMYARDGSKTPMHGSQTPMYENGSRTPHYGSMTPSHDGSRTPGQSGAWDPSVTNTPARTNDFDGYSIEEGGSPGYAPGYPPTGGPYTPQTPGTMYGSEQSFSSYQPSPSPAGSATASPSPAGYVATPSPSGTGYTTSPHGAFATPSPMGYSPMTPGSPYNPQTPGSGLDAGVGSGVIGSSEWHTTDIEVRIRDSYDDPALAGQQAIIRGISGGMCTVYLPTEDRVVNLVCDQLEPVIPSRGDRVKIILGEDREAVGTLLSIDNQEGVVKLNTEEIKFLQLKFLCKMKAPST; encoded by the exons ATGTCCGATTCGGAAG CTGCCAGCGACGCGGGAAGTACGGGCGGAAGGTCTCGCAGTGGCTCTCGCAGTAGAAGTCCGTCGCGGAGCTCAGCGTCCAGGAGTCCCTCCAGGTCCCGATCGCGTTCCCGATCAGCGTCTGG TTCTGAAGACGGAGATGCAAGGATGGACGAGGCAGAGGAGGTTAGATCGGGAGACGAGGAAGCTGTGGAACCAGAAGAGGAACCTGAAG GAGAAGATTTGGAAGGCAGTAGTGAATatgacgaggaggaagaggaggatgaAGACAGaccgaggaagaaaaagaagaaagacagaTATGGTGGTTTCATCATAGACGAAGCAGAAGTTGACGACGAAGTTGAGGACGATGACGAATGGGAGGAAGGTGCTCAAGAAATTGGCATAGTGGGAAATGAGGTGGATGAATTGGGACCAACTGCACGTGAGATTGAAGGACGTCGTAGGGGTACAAGCCTCTGGGA TTCGCAGAAAGAAGACGAAATTGGAGAATACTTCAAGAAAAAATATGCTGACGAGTCGATCACTGCTCGACACTTTGGCGACGGTGGCGAAGAAATGAGCGACGAAATAACTCAACAGACACTGCTACCTGGTGTAAAAGATCCCAATTTATGGATGGTAAAGTGTCGCATAGGAGAAGAAAAATCCACTGCGCTTCTGTTGATGCGGAAATTTCTCACCTATCAGTTTTCAG GCGAACCACTTCAGATAAAATCTGTCGTGGCACCGGAAGGTGTTAAGGGCTACATTTATATAGAGGCTTACAAGCAGCCACACGTAAAGGCTGCCATTGAGAACGTTGGAAATCTCAGAATGGGAATATGGAAGCAACAGATGGTGCCGATTAAAGAGATGACGGACGTGCTGCGAGTCGTTAAAGAGCAGACAGGTTTGAAAGCTAAACAGTGGGTCCGTTTGAAACGAGGCATTTATAAAGACGACATAGCTCAGGTCGATTACGTCGACCTGGCGCAAAATCAGGTTCACCTGAAATTACTGCCGAGAATCGATTACACTAGGCCACGCGGTGCGTTAAGAACAGCACAGAGCGAATCCGAGGCGTTGAaacgtaaaaagaaaagacgaCCGGCAGCAAAGCCGTTCGATCCTGAAGCAATTCGGGCGATTGGAGGAGAAGTTACTAGCGACGGGGATTTCCTTATTTTCGAAGGAAACAGATACAGTCGTAAAGG GTTtctttacaaaaatttcaCCACAAGTGCTATTATCGCGGAAGGCGTTAAACCTACGCTTTCCGAGCTAGAAAGATTTGAAGAGGCGCCTGAGGGTGTCGAGATAGACTTAAGCGGAACACCAGGAACTGGAGTTTCTGGAAAAGAAGACCAAGCTGTAACGCATTCCTTTAGCAACGGGGATAATGTAGAGGTTTGTGAGGGCGAATTGATCAATTTACAAGGGAAAATCGTCTCTATAGACGGAAATATGATAATGGTAATGCCCAAACATGAAGAACTCAAAGAAGCCTTGGAGTTCCAAGCATCGgaattacgaaaatatttcacaCAAGGCGATCACGTCAAG GTCGTAGCGGGGAGGTACGAAGGCGACACTGGCTTAATCGTCAGGGTAGAACAGAACAGAGTAGTTTTGTTCTCGGATTTATCGATGCACGAACTGGAAGTTCTTCCAAGGGATCTACAATTATGCTCTGACATGGCGACCGGTGTCGACAGCTTGGGACAGTTTCAGTGGGGCGATCTGGTACAGCTCGACGCGCAAACCGTAGGCGTTATCGTGCGATTGGAACGTGAGAATTTCCATGTGCTCTCCATGCATGGAAAAGTGGTTGAGGCGAGACCGCAGGGTCTCACGAAGCGCCGGGAGAACAGAAACGCGGTTGCCCTGGACTCGCAACAGAACACGATACAGAAAAAGGATATCGTGAAGGTGGTTGACGGGCCGCATGCAGGCCGAGGTGGAGAGATCAAGCACTTGTACAGGAGTTTCGCTTTTCTACACTCACGAATGTTTGTCGACAACGGTGGAATATTCGTGTGCAAGACCAGGCATTTACAGCTGTCCGGTGGCAACAAAACTAGCTCCATAAATTCTGCGTCACCTGTGGCGGGGTTTATGTCTCCGAGGATTGCCTCTCCGATGCATCCTAGCGG AGGCGGTTTTGGACgaggcggtggcggcggtggaaGAGGCAGAGGtcgtggcggtggcggtgccAGACGTGACAGAGAATTAATCGGGACCACCATCAAGATAACGGGTGGACCGTACAAGGGCAATGTGGGTATCGTCAAAGACGCGACGGAGACTACAGCTCGCGTGGAGCTGCACTCTACATGCCAGACGATTTCGGTCGATCGATCTCACATCGCGAACGTTGGAGTCCCGACGAAAGACGGGGGCTTCAGCAGCTACAACAGAACTCCGGCTTACGGAGCCGGTGGGCAGACTCCGATGTACGCCAGGGATGGATCAAAGACACCTATGCACGGTTCCCAGACACCTATGTACGAAA ACGGCTCTCGTACTCCTCATTACGGTTCGATGACACCATCTCACGACGGTTCGCGAACACCTGGACAGTCGGGAGCCTGGGACCCTTCGGTTACCAACACACCTGCAAGAACGAACGACTTCGACGGCTACAGCATAGAAGAGGGTGGCTCGCCCGGTTACGCGCCTGGGTATCCTCCCACTGGAGGACCGTACACTCCGCAAACTCCGGGCACCATGTACGGCTCGGAACAAAGTTTCAGTTCGTATCAACCGAGTCCTAGTCCCGCGGGCAGCGCCACCGCTAGTCCAAGTCCTGCGGGATATGTTGCTACTCCGTCCCCAAGTGGCACAGGTTACACCACCAGTCCACATGGAGCATTCGCGACACCCTCTCCGATGGGCTACAGTCCTATGACACCCG GTAGTCCATATAATCCACAAACTCCCGGTTCCGGACTGGACGCGGGTGTCGGTTCAGGCGTGATAGGTAGTTCAGAATGGCACACGACAGATATCGAAGTACGCATTCGCGACTCCTACGATGATCCCGCGCTCGCCGGACAGCAGGCTATCATTCGAGGCATTTCT GGTGGCATGTGCACCGTTTATCTACCCACCGAGGATCGAGTTGTAAACCTAGTGTGCGACCAATTGGAACCTGTTATACCATCGCGCGGTGACCGAGTAAAAATCATTCTCGGAGAGGATCGAGAAGCTGTCGGCACTTTACTCTCCATTGACAATCAAGAGGGTGTCGTAAAACTTAACACGGAGGAGATTAAATTCTTACAGCTGAAATTTTTGTGCAAGATGAAAGCACCTAGCACATAA
- the LOC105281909 gene encoding transcription elongation factor SPT5 isoform X1 has product MSDSEAASDAGSTGGRSRSGSRSRSPSRSSASRSPSRSRSRSRSASGSEDGDARMDEAEEVRSGDEEAVEPEEEPEGEDLEGSSEYDEEEEEDEDRPRKKKKKDRYGGFIIDEAEVDDEVEDDDEWEEGAQEIGIVGNEVDELGPTAREIEGRRRGTSLWDSQKEDEIGEYFKKKYADESITARHFGDGGEEMSDEITQQTLLPGVKDPNLWMVKCRIGEEKSTALLLMRKFLTYQFSGEPLQIKSVVAPEGVKGYIYIEAYKQPHVKAAIENVGNLRMGIWKQQMVPIKEMTDVLRVVKEQTGLKAKQWVRLKRGIYKDDIAQVDYVDLAQNQVHLKLLPRIDYTRPRGALRTAQSESEALKRKKKRRPAAKPFDPEAIRAIGGEVTSDGDFLIFEGNRYSRKGFLYKNFTTSAIIAEGVKPTLSELERFEEAPEGVEIDLSGTPGTGVSGKEDQAVTHSFSNGDNVEVCEGELINLQGKIVSIDGNMIMVMPKHEELKEALEFQASELRKYFTQGDHVKVVAGRYEGDTGLIVRVEQNRVVLFSDLSMHELEVLPRDLQLCSDMATGVDSLGQFQWGDLVQLDAQTVGVIVRLERENFHVLSMHGKVVEARPQGLTKRRENRNAVALDSQQNTIQKKDIVKVVDGPHAGRGGEIKHLYRSFAFLHSRMFVDNGGIFVCKTRHLQLSGGNKTSSINSASPVAGFMSPRIASPMHPSGGGFGRGGGGGGRGRGRGGGGARRDRELIGTTIKITGGPYKGNVGIVKDATETTARVELHSTCQTISVDRSHIANVGVPTKDGGFSSYNRTPAYGAGGQTPMYARDGSKTPMHGSQTPMYENGSRTPHYGSMTPSHDGSRTPGQSGAWDPSVTNTPARTNDFDGYSIEEGGSPGYAPGYPPTGGPYTPQTPGTMYGSEQSFSSYQPSPSPAGSATASPSPAGYVATPSPSGTGYTTSPHGAFATPSPMGYSPMTPVAGSPYNPQTPGSGLDAGVGSGVIGSSEWHTTDIEVRIRDSYDDPALAGQQAIIRGISGGMCTVYLPTEDRVVNLVCDQLEPVIPSRGDRVKIILGEDREAVGTLLSIDNQEGVVKLNTEEIKFLQLKFLCKMKAPST; this is encoded by the exons ATGTCCGATTCGGAAG CTGCCAGCGACGCGGGAAGTACGGGCGGAAGGTCTCGCAGTGGCTCTCGCAGTAGAAGTCCGTCGCGGAGCTCAGCGTCCAGGAGTCCCTCCAGGTCCCGATCGCGTTCCCGATCAGCGTCTGG TTCTGAAGACGGAGATGCAAGGATGGACGAGGCAGAGGAGGTTAGATCGGGAGACGAGGAAGCTGTGGAACCAGAAGAGGAACCTGAAG GAGAAGATTTGGAAGGCAGTAGTGAATatgacgaggaggaagaggaggatgaAGACAGaccgaggaagaaaaagaagaaagacagaTATGGTGGTTTCATCATAGACGAAGCAGAAGTTGACGACGAAGTTGAGGACGATGACGAATGGGAGGAAGGTGCTCAAGAAATTGGCATAGTGGGAAATGAGGTGGATGAATTGGGACCAACTGCACGTGAGATTGAAGGACGTCGTAGGGGTACAAGCCTCTGGGA TTCGCAGAAAGAAGACGAAATTGGAGAATACTTCAAGAAAAAATATGCTGACGAGTCGATCACTGCTCGACACTTTGGCGACGGTGGCGAAGAAATGAGCGACGAAATAACTCAACAGACACTGCTACCTGGTGTAAAAGATCCCAATTTATGGATGGTAAAGTGTCGCATAGGAGAAGAAAAATCCACTGCGCTTCTGTTGATGCGGAAATTTCTCACCTATCAGTTTTCAG GCGAACCACTTCAGATAAAATCTGTCGTGGCACCGGAAGGTGTTAAGGGCTACATTTATATAGAGGCTTACAAGCAGCCACACGTAAAGGCTGCCATTGAGAACGTTGGAAATCTCAGAATGGGAATATGGAAGCAACAGATGGTGCCGATTAAAGAGATGACGGACGTGCTGCGAGTCGTTAAAGAGCAGACAGGTTTGAAAGCTAAACAGTGGGTCCGTTTGAAACGAGGCATTTATAAAGACGACATAGCTCAGGTCGATTACGTCGACCTGGCGCAAAATCAGGTTCACCTGAAATTACTGCCGAGAATCGATTACACTAGGCCACGCGGTGCGTTAAGAACAGCACAGAGCGAATCCGAGGCGTTGAaacgtaaaaagaaaagacgaCCGGCAGCAAAGCCGTTCGATCCTGAAGCAATTCGGGCGATTGGAGGAGAAGTTACTAGCGACGGGGATTTCCTTATTTTCGAAGGAAACAGATACAGTCGTAAAGG GTTtctttacaaaaatttcaCCACAAGTGCTATTATCGCGGAAGGCGTTAAACCTACGCTTTCCGAGCTAGAAAGATTTGAAGAGGCGCCTGAGGGTGTCGAGATAGACTTAAGCGGAACACCAGGAACTGGAGTTTCTGGAAAAGAAGACCAAGCTGTAACGCATTCCTTTAGCAACGGGGATAATGTAGAGGTTTGTGAGGGCGAATTGATCAATTTACAAGGGAAAATCGTCTCTATAGACGGAAATATGATAATGGTAATGCCCAAACATGAAGAACTCAAAGAAGCCTTGGAGTTCCAAGCATCGgaattacgaaaatatttcacaCAAGGCGATCACGTCAAG GTCGTAGCGGGGAGGTACGAAGGCGACACTGGCTTAATCGTCAGGGTAGAACAGAACAGAGTAGTTTTGTTCTCGGATTTATCGATGCACGAACTGGAAGTTCTTCCAAGGGATCTACAATTATGCTCTGACATGGCGACCGGTGTCGACAGCTTGGGACAGTTTCAGTGGGGCGATCTGGTACAGCTCGACGCGCAAACCGTAGGCGTTATCGTGCGATTGGAACGTGAGAATTTCCATGTGCTCTCCATGCATGGAAAAGTGGTTGAGGCGAGACCGCAGGGTCTCACGAAGCGCCGGGAGAACAGAAACGCGGTTGCCCTGGACTCGCAACAGAACACGATACAGAAAAAGGATATCGTGAAGGTGGTTGACGGGCCGCATGCAGGCCGAGGTGGAGAGATCAAGCACTTGTACAGGAGTTTCGCTTTTCTACACTCACGAATGTTTGTCGACAACGGTGGAATATTCGTGTGCAAGACCAGGCATTTACAGCTGTCCGGTGGCAACAAAACTAGCTCCATAAATTCTGCGTCACCTGTGGCGGGGTTTATGTCTCCGAGGATTGCCTCTCCGATGCATCCTAGCGG AGGCGGTTTTGGACgaggcggtggcggcggtggaaGAGGCAGAGGtcgtggcggtggcggtgccAGACGTGACAGAGAATTAATCGGGACCACCATCAAGATAACGGGTGGACCGTACAAGGGCAATGTGGGTATCGTCAAAGACGCGACGGAGACTACAGCTCGCGTGGAGCTGCACTCTACATGCCAGACGATTTCGGTCGATCGATCTCACATCGCGAACGTTGGAGTCCCGACGAAAGACGGGGGCTTCAGCAGCTACAACAGAACTCCGGCTTACGGAGCCGGTGGGCAGACTCCGATGTACGCCAGGGATGGATCAAAGACACCTATGCACGGTTCCCAGACACCTATGTACGAAA ACGGCTCTCGTACTCCTCATTACGGTTCGATGACACCATCTCACGACGGTTCGCGAACACCTGGACAGTCGGGAGCCTGGGACCCTTCGGTTACCAACACACCTGCAAGAACGAACGACTTCGACGGCTACAGCATAGAAGAGGGTGGCTCGCCCGGTTACGCGCCTGGGTATCCTCCCACTGGAGGACCGTACACTCCGCAAACTCCGGGCACCATGTACGGCTCGGAACAAAGTTTCAGTTCGTATCAACCGAGTCCTAGTCCCGCGGGCAGCGCCACCGCTAGTCCAAGTCCTGCGGGATATGTTGCTACTCCGTCCCCAAGTGGCACAGGTTACACCACCAGTCCACATGGAGCATTCGCGACACCCTCTCCGATGGGCTACAGTCCTATGACACCCG TTGCAGGTAGTCCATATAATCCACAAACTCCCGGTTCCGGACTGGACGCGGGTGTCGGTTCAGGCGTGATAGGTAGTTCAGAATGGCACACGACAGATATCGAAGTACGCATTCGCGACTCCTACGATGATCCCGCGCTCGCCGGACAGCAGGCTATCATTCGAGGCATTTCT GGTGGCATGTGCACCGTTTATCTACCCACCGAGGATCGAGTTGTAAACCTAGTGTGCGACCAATTGGAACCTGTTATACCATCGCGCGGTGACCGAGTAAAAATCATTCTCGGAGAGGATCGAGAAGCTGTCGGCACTTTACTCTCCATTGACAATCAAGAGGGTGTCGTAAAACTTAACACGGAGGAGATTAAATTCTTACAGCTGAAATTTTTGTGCAAGATGAAAGCACCTAGCACATAA
- the LOC113561498 gene encoding uncharacterized protein LOC113561498, protein YFNALIFIFLCNRVIGVKSLKYGQNIGTVLFEKDDYGKQCWTKEEFTVLNSRRMFQDILPQVKVIDSQNDQYIAHLMDYFHVCLESVRKLSVGKTKYLMLKALADTLGGYLRVYILPITRHSYYAGNIKYRNAKMLFELFDELKIFLRTNGVGWSKPTQDVKTIRIPPIVITPPKTSIACNGLITYSAHYNNEAVTSEIIIPLPFLDNEAEPNSIALPFKTDSLQSLYSEKSAFVLVKYYIASVKCITSRPSTRKQLQTFNKDFYAWLQQSVRRHLDDEKWYPAFGGVLRVMATLRESGIGDFMKSKTSGTYQVMPKVGASQTHQSVSSLYKGKGEKLNLDDDNTMTIGTVEIVIIAIVSAVLVWLMVGLSLVCYRFLTKQSDGCPPCDAKTTPFAVLYKNEDYCQPDTCPSKSSRKGVVEKLKEWWRDRFGRCPGGCQDHADEERYLAAISYSSKDTVSNSSRIYPRKKYAKSTSVLPSGMSRNRTSFKHSVCYSSEGSTTSSDSPAKPR, encoded by the exons tattttaatgcacttattttcattttcctttgtAACAGAGTAATCGGTGtgaaatctttaaaatatgGTCAGAATATTGGCActgttttatttgaaaaagacGATTATGGAAAGCAATGCTGGACCAAGGAGGAATTTACTGTTCTTAATAGTCGCAGGATGTTTCAAGATATTTTGCCCCAG GTGAAAGTCATTGATTCCCAAAACGATCAGTACATAGCGCATCTCATGGACTATTTTCACGTATGTCTCGAGAGCGTGCGGAAATTATCCGTGGGTAAAACGAAATATCTGATGCTGAAAGCGCTGGCAGACACTCTGGGCGGTTACTTGCGCGTTTACATCTTGCCCATTACGAGACACTCATATTACGCGGGTAACATCAAATATCGCAATGCGAAGATGCTGTTCGAACTGTTCGATGAGCTAAAGATCTTTCTTCGCACAAACGGTGTGGGTTGGTCAAAACCAACTCAGGACGTCAAAACCATTCGGATTCCGCCCATTGTAATTACGCCACCGAAAACTTCAATCGCCTGTAACGGGCTTATTACATACTCTGCAC ACTACAATAATGAAGCTGTGACAAGCGAAATTATAATACCACTCCCGTTCCTCGATAATGAAGCAGAGCCCAACAG CATCGCGCTGCCCTTCAAAACTGACAGCCTGCAATCATTGTATTCGGAAAAGTCGGCTTTCGTTCTAGTAAAGTACTACATTGCCAGTGTAAAGTGTATTACCTCGCGACCGAGCACGAGAAAGCAATTACAAACGTTCAATAAGGACTTCTACGCTTGGTTGCAACAATCT GTACGTCGACACCTGGACGATGAGAAGTGGTATCCAGCATTCGGGGGTGTTCTCAGAGTAATGGCTACCTTGCGGGAATCGG GTATAGGCGATTTTATGAAGAGCAAAACAAGCGGAACTTATCAAGTTATGCCTAAAGTAGGCGCGAGTCAGACGCATCAGAGTGTGTCGTCGCTTTATaaaggaaagggagaaa AATTGAATTTAGATGACGATAATACGATGACCATTGGAACCGtagaaattgtaattatagcCATAGTATCCGCAGTGCTGGTATGGCTAATGGTGGGTTTGAGCTTGGTGTGCTACAGATTCCTCACCAAACAGTCCGATGGATGTCCACCCTGCGATGCGAAGACTACTCC ATTCGCGGTTCTGTATAAAAATGAGGATTACTGTCAGCCGGATACGTGCCCCTCGAAGTCGTCGCGCAAAGGCGTGGTTGAAAAATTGAAGGAGTGGTGGAGAGATAGGTTCGGACGATGCCCAGGGGGTTGCCAAGACCATGCGGACGAGGAGCGTTACTTAGCTGCAATCAGTTACAGCAGCAAAGACACCGTCAGCAATAGCAGCAGGATTTATCC GAGGAAGAAATACGCTAAGTCTACTTCCGTTTTACCATCAGGGATGTCCAGGAATCGTACGTCTTTCAAA CATAGCGTTTGCTATAGTTCCGAAGGATCGACCACATCTTCTGATAGTCCAGCCAAGCCAAGATAA